The genomic interval TGGTCCTCCTGGACCGTCCACTGGAGGACGCGGCGAGGCTGGGGCCGGAGCTGGAGCGGCACCCCGGGTTCAAGGACCGCACGAACGTCGAGTTCGTCCGGGTCGAGGAGAACGGCCTCACCGTCGTCGTGTGGGAGCGCGGCTGTGGGCTCACCCAGGCGTGTGGCACTGGGGCGTGTGCGTCGGCGGTGGCCGCGGTGCTGGCCGGGCGGCTGCCGGCGGACACCTGGCTGCGTGTCACCTTGCCGGGCGGCGACCTGGGCATTCGCGTGCCCGCCGACCTGTCCGACATCCGCCTCCGTGGTCCCGTCGCGTTTGTCTTCGAGGGCGTTGTCGCGCTTCCATCGGGCCGGTAACCTCCGCGCTCCCCCTTCGCTCCCGGGTCTGACAGCGCGTGGCCGGTCCTATTCTCGTCGTTGACGACGACCTGTTCTTCCGCCAGCTCGCCAGCGACATGCTGGCCCGTCATGGGCACCGCGTCGTCTCCGTGGAGAACGGCACCCAGGCGCTCGAGGAGGCCGCGCGCACCCAGTTCGACCTGGTCATCACCGACGTGGTCATGCCCGGGGTGGACGGCTTCGCGCTCACCGCGCGCCTGCGTGAGCGAGACCCGGACCAGGAGGTCATCCTGGTCAGCCAGCGCACGGACGTGAAGGGCTCGGAGATGGCGCTGCGCTCGGGCGCGGCGGACTGTCTGGGCAAACCCGTGGACGAGGCGGACCTGGTGCTCGCGGTGGACCGGGCCCTGGAGCGCGCCGCCCTGCGCCGTGAGCGCGCGCAGCTGCGCGACGAGAACCTGGAGTTCGCCCGCTTCCACAACCTTCACCAGCGCTGCCTCGAGCTCATCTCCCAGTCGGACCTGGAGTGGCTCCAGGAGCGCATCATCTCGGAGCTGTCCGCGGTGTGCGACTCGCAGAGCGCCGCGCTGTGGGTGCTCGACGACCGGGGAGACCTGGTGCTGCGCGCGTACCGGGGGCTGCTCGACAAGCAGTTCCTCGCCGAGAAGATGAACCCGGAGGGTCCCCTGGCCACGCGGCTGAAGGATGCCCAGCCGTGGTTCGCCCGGGATGAGCGCTCGGTGGTGCTGTACGTGCCGCTGATGGCGTCGGGAGAAATCGTCGGCCTCGCGCAGCTCTCGGACCCGCTGGCGGGGGACTTCCGCCCCGAGCATTCGCGGGACGCTCGAGTGCTCGCGGACTTCGCCGCGGTGGGCGTGAAGAACGGCCGCCGGATGATGGCGCTCCAGCGGCTGGGGCTCCGGGACCGCGAGACGGCGGCCTACAACCTCAGCTACTTCACCGACTACGCCTCCAAGGAGATCTACAAGGCGCGGCGCTATGGCCGGACCTTCTCGCTGTTGACCTTCTCCATCGACAACCTGCCGCTGGTGCGCGTGCGCCAGGGCGCGGCGGACGCGAAGAAGGCGGTGCGCGGCATCATCCGCGCGCTGAGCAAGATCATCCGCGACTCGGACGTCATCGCGAAGGCGAGCGACCAGGAGTTCTACCTGCTCCTGCCGGAGACGGACTTCTTCGGCGCGATGATGTTCGTGCGCCGCGCGGTCGCCGCCGTGCGCGAGGAGCCCGAGGTGCAGGACGTGGAGACGCGCCTGCCGCTGGCCCTCGTGGGGGGGGCGAGCACCTTCCCCAAGGACGGCGAGGACTTCGACGAGCTGGTGCACCGCTGCCGCCGCCGCATGGACGAGCGCCGCGCGTCGCTCCAGCGGCGGCTGATGCTGGACGGGTTGCCCTTCTGGGACGAGGTGGACCTGCTGCTCGGCACGCCCAACAGCCCCAAGCTCCCGGTGGATGACCGCGCGGAGCCCAGCCGCCGGGGCAAGGTGGCGGACGTCCTCTTCGACGAACTCCAGGCGGAGATTGCCCGGGAGCTGATGCGCGACCCGGGCTCGCGGGGCCTGTTGTACGTGGGCGGGCCGGAGATTCGCGCGGACCTGCCCATCGCCGCGGGGCTGGAGTCGGCGCCGCCGGACCTGTCGTCGCGCATCTACCTGCTGGGTCGCCGGGTGGACCTGGAGTCGCATCCCGCGCTGACGCCCGTGTTCCTGGAGGGCGACGAGCGCGTGTCCCGGCACGAGTTCATCCTCTGGCTCTCGGAGAGCGCCGCCTACGCGCTCATCCAGCGGCGGGGGCGGGGCGCGACGTGGGGGTTCCACACCTCGGACACCGCGGTGGTGGACGGGCTCATCTCCAAGCTGCAGGCCGAGTACGACCTGCAGCCCTACTGACACGAAGCGGAGCGCCACGTGGCCCAGGTCCGCAAGATTCTCATCGCCGACCCCGACCTCGAGTCCGTGCGGGCGTTGTCCCGCGCGCTGCGCACGAAGGGGTATCAGGTGCACTACGCGCCGGATGGCTCGCGCGCGTTGGAGGTGGCGGTGCTGCGCCACCCGGACCTCACGCTCTTCGACGAGGGCTGCCGGCTCCTGGAGGCGCGCACCTTCATCCAGATTCTGCGCACCAACCCGCGCACCGAGGACATCCCGGTGGTGCTCACCACGTCGAGCTTCGACGGGGACCGCTACCGGGGCCTTCGCGACGGCTACCTGCGCAAGCCCTTCAACCTGGACGAGGTGCTCAGCCGCATCGAGCACATCTTCCGGCGCAACGAGGCGGCCAAGGACCTCAAGGTCGAGCAGCAGGAGATTGAAGGCTCGCTCAGCCAGCTCAGCATTCCGGACCTGATGCAGCTGCTCGGGATGAACCGGCGCAGCGGGAAGCTGTCCCTGGAGCGCGGCAACGAGCGCGGCGAAATCCACGTGGCGGAAGGCCGCCCCGTGAACGCGAAGCTGGGCCGGGTGGAAGGGGAGAAGGCGCTCTTCCGCCTCCTGGCGTGGAGCGACGGCACCTTCACGTTCTCACCCGGAGGCAGCCCGGCGAGAGCACGCATCAACCGCGCGATGGACGACGCGCTGCTGGAAGGCATGCGCCAGTCGGACGAGGTGAACCGGTTGATTCCGGGCCTGCCTCCGCGCCACACGCGGCTGATGCTGGCGCCGGACGTGGACCTCCAGCAGGACCAGCACCCGGTGACGGCGCAGGTGGTGGGGCTCTTGCGTCAGCCGCGCGCGCTCGGCGAGGTGCTCGACCTGGCGCCCGCCACGGACCTGGAAGTGCTGGGCGTGCTGTCCACGCTCATTCAGCGCGGGGTGGCGAAGCCCGCGGACGCGGATGGCTCGGACGCGAACGCCAATGAGTTGCTCGGGGCCGCGGAGGTGCATGCGCTGCGAGGCCGCATCCTTCGCACCAAGGCGCCCGCGAAGGTCGCCACCGCGAAAATCTTCGTGTGTGGCAGCGGCGCCTCCGCGGCGCGCCGGGTGATGGCGCGGGTGCCGGGGCTGGAGGCGCTGTCGGCCGAGCCCACCGCGGTGAAGAGCGGCTTCGGGACGCTGGGCCGGCTGGTGTTGAGCGAGGTGCTGCGCCTGGACTTCTGCACGCTGCCTCCCGCGGAGGCGGCCAGGCCCTTGTGGCGCCCCTTCAGCGCGGGCGCGGTGGGCGCGCTCTTGATGGATGTGTCGGAGCCCGCGGTGGGGCTCGCGCACTATCTGGCGTGGGAGGCGCGGATGCCCATCGTCGTGGTGGGCGCGGAAGTCCCCGCGGCGCTCCAGGGGGCTCCCGCGGGGGCGCTCGGCGTGGTGGACGACCTGGGCGAGGCGCTGAGGGCCCTGCTGGTGCAGGCGCTCAACCCCGCGCCCATGCTCCCCGGAGTGCCCCAGGTCCAGCGGGCCAGCGCCTCCGGGGCGTGAGTCCCCGCGCGCGTCAAGCGGCGGGCTTGGCCTCGATGCCGAGCGCCTCGTGCGCGAAGCGGAACATGCGGGCGCGCAGCTGCTCCAGCGCCTCGAGGGTGTGCCGGCCCGAGCGGTTCGCCGCGTCCTCCAGCCGCTCCCGGCAACGCAGGTCCGCGCAGAGGATGACCCCCACCCGGCGCTTGCTGCTGACGTCCGTGGTGAGCAGGGTCACCTCGCTCGACGCGCCGTAGTGATGGCACCAATCGCACAGGCGGGAGACGTTCTCTCCGCCCATCGAGTCGCGCCGGAAGATGATGCCAATGGGCTTGTGGCTGCCGGGCGCGGAGAAAATCAAATACACCCGGGCACCCGAGGTCTCCGTCCAGGCGAGGTAATCCCGCACGAACAACGGGAAGGTGATGCCCCGCGGCATCTCCATGACGCGGCGGTCTCTGGGACGAAAGGACTGGATGAGGTCCCGGTCGGACTCGAATCGGAACACGGCTGCTCCTTGGAGGACGTCTGGACCTAACAGGCAGCAGGTTTTCATTCTATCCAAACCTGGCGGGAAGTCGGCCCCCTCGCTCCCTGGTGGTGGAGGGAGGGGGCGGCCCACTCTGGCCTCGCCGCGTCATTCCCAGACCCTGAGAGGGACGATGCTTCGGCTGACCGACGCATGACATGTCGATGGGAGAAGCAGGGGCATCAGGTCCCGGCGCCTCGCCGGACCCAGACCAGACAGGAGTCTCTCTCCCATGGACCGAGCCCCGCTGCCGTCGAGCAAGGAGCTCATCTCCCGGACCCGTCCCTTCGCCGCGCAGGATACAGCGCGTTCGGGATGGAACCTGGCCTTCACCTATGCCGCGCTGGCGGCGGCCGTGGCGCTGGCGGTGGCCGCGCCCTGGTGGCCCCTGCGTGTGCTGGGCGGTGTCCTGGAGGCGCTCGTCCTCATCCGCGCCTTCATCCTCTTCCACGACGCGATGCATGGCGCGCTGCTGCCCTCGTCGCGCTGGGCGAGGGTGCTGTTCCATGTGCAGGGCATCCTCACGCTCACGCCCGCGCGCATCTGGAATGACACACACAACCATCACCACGCCAACACCGCGCGGCTGGCCGCGGACGCGGCGGGCACCTTCGTGACGTGGACGACCGAGCAGTGGCGTCAGGCGTCCGGCTGGCAGCGGCTGGGCTACCGCGTGGAGCGCCACCCGGTGACGCTCCTGTTCGGCTACGTCACCGCCTTCCTCTACAGCCTGTGCCTGGCGCCCTTCGTGAAGAACCCGAAGCGCTACTGGACGTCGGGCCTCGCGCTGGGCGTTCATGTGGCCCTGTCGGTGGTGCTCTGTGTCTTCCTGGGCCCGGCCGTCTATCTGTTCGCCTTCGTGGGCCCGCTGTTCCTGGCCTACGCGCTGGGCACGTACCTGTTCTACGCGCAGCACAACTTCGACGACGTCCACATCCTGCCAGAGGCCCACTGGACACACTCGGACGCGGCGCTGGAGGCCTCCAGCTATCTGCGCTGCGGCAAGGTGATGGCGTGGTTCACCGGCAACATCGGCTACCACCACGTGCACCACCTCAATCCGCGCATCCCGTTCTACCGGCTGCCGGAGGCCATGGCCGCCATCCCCGAGCTCCAGCAGCCCCACGTCACGACGCTGAGCCCTCGGGATGTCCTTCGCTGCCTGCGATTGAACCTGTGGGACCCGGACCTGGGGCGGATGGTGCGCTACCGCGACGCCTGGGCGCGGGGCTGAACCTTCCGAGCCCGGCGCGCCCACGGTGGGCACGCCGGGCCGGAGAGGACTTCAGTTGTTGAGCATGGGGCGGCCCTGGTGGGCCACCAGCAGGTCATGCATGTCGTTGGCGTGCTCCTCTTCCTTGGCGAGGATGTCCTCGAGGAGCCGCCGCGTGGTGGGGTCCCGGTCCGCGAAGAAGCGAATCATGTCGCGGTACGTCTCGATGGCGATGCGCTCCGCCACCAGGTTCTCTCGAATCATGTCGACCAGGTTCTGCCCCTCGACGAACTGGCTGGAGCTGCGCTCCATCAGCCCGTCGGGGTTGAAGTTCGCGCGTCCCCCGAGCTGGTTGATGCGCTCCGCGAGCCGCATGGCGTGCTCCTGCTCCTCGCGGGCGTGCTCGCCGAACTCGTCCTTCACCGCGTCGCTGTTGATTCCCACGGCCGCGATGTAGTTCGACGTGTAGCGCAGCACGCAGACGATTTCCGTGGCGAGCGCATCGTTCAACAGCTTGAGCGTGGTCGTCACATCGCCTTCGTAGTTCTCGGTGAGGGCGCCTTCCTCCAGGTGCTCACGAGCGCGGCGGCGAATCTCCTGGAGGTTGCTCACGAAGGGCTGTGTCTCGGACATTCCGGGCCTCCTTCCATCCGGTCATTACGTGACAGGAAGCTGCGACGTCGGGGGTGGTGTCGGCCACCCTCGCTCGGGGACACCGCTGCCTGTCCGCCCCTCCCGGCGGGTGGAGCGCCGGGCCCGTGTGCTGGCCTCAACGGCCGTGTGGGGGCGCCTCGTGGGGTTCGGCGTGAGGCGCGACGTGAGGCGCGGCGGGGGGCTCGGCCGGGCGCTCGGTGGGTGGAGGCGTGGGCCTTGGCTCGGGGTGCTCCTCGATGGGCGGACTCATGTGGTGCTCCGGTGGAGCGGGCGGAGCCACGGGGTGCGCCGGTGGAGCGGGCGGAGGCGTGGGGTGTGCCGCCGGAGCGGGGGGCGCTGGTGGCGCCGTGTGGTGCTCTGGTGGAGCGGGCGGAGGCGTGGGGTGTGCCGGCGGAGCGGTGGGGGCGGGGTGTGCCGGTGGAGCGGAGGGGGCGGGGTGTGCCGGTGGAGCGGCCTGCGCCGCGTGTTCATGCGGAGGCGGGGGCTGGGCCGGGTGGGACTCGGGATGCGTGATGGGGGGATGGGCGGTGGGCGGCGCGGCCAGGTGCGCGCGAGGCACGGGCTGCCCGGTGACCTGGGTGACGGCGGTGGCGGAGGGCCCCCGGTTCCACTCTCCCGTGCGGCCCATCACCCGCTCACCGGCGGGCTCGGTCCGCTGGAGGATGACGGGGACCCGGTCCCTCGCCACCACATAGCGGCCCACGTTGGGGCGCGAGAAGTCCTGCACGCTCACGAAGTTCCAGGAGATGCCCAGGCCCACGTTGAATCCCGGGGGCGCGAGTGGCACCCAACCCACGAAGCCATCTCCCCAGCGCCAGTCCACCCAGGACGGCGCCCACTCGTCATCGGGCCACCACACCCAGCCCACGGAGGGCTGGAGGAACCAGCGGCCATAGTGGAAGGGCGCCCAGCCCCAGGCCCAGTCCGTCTGGAACGTCCAACCCCAGTCGCTCATCATCCATTGGCCACCCGTGGAGTAGGGAATGAAGTCGTCTCCCACCACGGAGGCCGAGGGCTGCCAGACCCAGCCAATGTCTGGAAGCTGGACCCAGGCGCCATAGGGTGACAGCACGTCGCGGAACGTGGAGACGGGGCTGCCCAGGGTCGGTGAAGTCGCTGTCACCTGAGGGCCGTACTCCTCCTGGGCGCCCGCGCAGCCCGCGGCGAGCAGCATGGCGCTCGCACACAGGCCCCCATTCCGGAGCCAGTGAGAGGGTTTGGTCGTCCAGGGGCGCATGGTCTTTCTCCGAAAGAAGACTCCGCTTCTCAAGATGTGTCGTCCCAGTCGGGGAAGCCGCCCTCGGGGGCGATGACACAGGGCGCTCGGCCGCTCGTGGCAGGAGGGCGCGGCGTCGTGGCGCGTGTCCCGTGGCTCCGCTCCCCGGACAGGCGTCTGGGCGGTTACAGGCTCGCTTCGTCATGGGCAGACAAGGCAGACTGTCCGGGTGTGCTTGAGAAAGTCCGCCGGGGTCGTCGTGCTGTTGATGCCAGCCGTCGCGCTGGCGGGGATGCCGCACTTCCTGCTGACGGAGCTCGCCGAGGAGCGGCTCGAGGCCATCTCGTTCTTCATCGCCCTCTACGTGCTGGTTTCGGCGGGGGTCTGGGGATTGTGGCGCCGGCTGCGCCGCGACGTGCCCCGCTTGCCTCAGCTCACCTTCGGCGCGTCGCTCTCGATGGTGTTCCTCATCGGGCTGGCGCTTCAGCTCGTGCTGTCGATGATTGCGGGTGGCCGGGAGTTGATGACGCCGGGGGCTTGGGAGAAGCGGGGCGTCACGCACCGCATCGCGCCGACGCTGCTCCCCTCGGACACGGAGCTGGTGCTCCAGGCGCGCCGCCAGCGGCTGGACGAGCTGCGGGGGGCCTTGTGGGCCTACGCCGCGGAGCATGGACGCATGTTCCCCGCGACGGACACCGGCCCGGAAACGCACACCATCCGCTGGAAGGTGCTGGGGGATTCGGGGCTGCACTTCATCTACGTGGGAGGACAGCAGGCGGACGCCTCTTCGATGCCCCTGGCCTATGAGCCGGGCATCTTCGGACGCGAGCGCTGGGTGCTCTTCGCCAATGGCGACATCCAGTACCTGCCCATCGACGCCATCCACCGCGCGCTGACGGCGGAGGCCACGCCATGACTCGTCTCAGGGTCCTCTCCTGGATTGGCGTGTTGTTCGTGGGGCAGTGCTTCTTCCTCGCCCTGGGGCAGACCTGGGTGCTCATGGCGCCCCTGCGACTTGCCTTGGGCTGGGTGGCGTTCCTGTTCCGGGTGGTGCCCGAGGTGACCTTCCGCTGGGGCGCCATCGCGGAGGCGCTGGTGGTCGCGGGAGTGCTGGTGGTGGG from Myxococcus stipitatus carries:
- a CDS encoding GGDEF domain-containing response regulator, with product MAGPILVVDDDLFFRQLASDMLARHGHRVVSVENGTQALEEAARTQFDLVITDVVMPGVDGFALTARLRERDPDQEVILVSQRTDVKGSEMALRSGAADCLGKPVDEADLVLAVDRALERAALRRERAQLRDENLEFARFHNLHQRCLELISQSDLEWLQERIISELSAVCDSQSAALWVLDDRGDLVLRAYRGLLDKQFLAEKMNPEGPLATRLKDAQPWFARDERSVVLYVPLMASGEIVGLAQLSDPLAGDFRPEHSRDARVLADFAAVGVKNGRRMMALQRLGLRDRETAAYNLSYFTDYASKEIYKARRYGRTFSLLTFSIDNLPLVRVRQGAADAKKAVRGIIRALSKIIRDSDVIAKASDQEFYLLLPETDFFGAMMFVRRAVAAVREEPEVQDVETRLPLALVGGASTFPKDGEDFDELVHRCRRRMDERRASLQRRLMLDGLPFWDEVDLLLGTPNSPKLPVDDRAEPSRRGKVADVLFDELQAEIARELMRDPGSRGLLYVGGPEIRADLPIAAGLESAPPDLSSRIYLLGRRVDLESHPALTPVFLEGDERVSRHEFILWLSESAAYALIQRRGRGATWGFHTSDTAVVDGLISKLQAEYDLQPY
- a CDS encoding DUF4388 domain-containing protein; translated protein: MAQVRKILIADPDLESVRALSRALRTKGYQVHYAPDGSRALEVAVLRHPDLTLFDEGCRLLEARTFIQILRTNPRTEDIPVVLTTSSFDGDRYRGLRDGYLRKPFNLDEVLSRIEHIFRRNEAAKDLKVEQQEIEGSLSQLSIPDLMQLLGMNRRSGKLSLERGNERGEIHVAEGRPVNAKLGRVEGEKALFRLLAWSDGTFTFSPGGSPARARINRAMDDALLEGMRQSDEVNRLIPGLPPRHTRLMLAPDVDLQQDQHPVTAQVVGLLRQPRALGEVLDLAPATDLEVLGVLSTLIQRGVAKPADADGSDANANELLGAAEVHALRGRILRTKAPAKVATAKIFVCGSGASAARRVMARVPGLEALSAEPTAVKSGFGTLGRLVLSEVLRLDFCTLPPAEAARPLWRPFSAGAVGALLMDVSEPAVGLAHYLAWEARMPIVVVGAEVPAALQGAPAGALGVVDDLGEALRALLVQALNPAPMLPGVPQVQRASASGA
- a CDS encoding FBP domain-containing protein, with the translated sequence MFRFESDRDLIQSFRPRDRRVMEMPRGITFPLFVRDYLAWTETSGARVYLIFSAPGSHKPIGIIFRRDSMGGENVSRLCDWCHHYGASSEVTLLTTDVSSKRRVGVILCADLRCRERLEDAANRSGRHTLEALEQLRARMFRFAHEALGIEAKPAA
- a CDS encoding fatty acid desaturase family protein, encoding MDRAPLPSSKELISRTRPFAAQDTARSGWNLAFTYAALAAAVALAVAAPWWPLRVLGGVLEALVLIRAFILFHDAMHGALLPSSRWARVLFHVQGILTLTPARIWNDTHNHHHANTARLAADAAGTFVTWTTEQWRQASGWQRLGYRVERHPVTLLFGYVTAFLYSLCLAPFVKNPKRYWTSGLALGVHVALSVVLCVFLGPAVYLFAFVGPLFLAYALGTYLFYAQHNFDDVHILPEAHWTHSDAALEASSYLRCGKVMAWFTGNIGYHHVHHLNPRIPFYRLPEAMAAIPELQQPHVTTLSPRDVLRCLRLNLWDPDLGRMVRYRDAWARG
- a CDS encoding ferritin-like domain-containing protein; translation: MSETQPFVSNLQEIRRRAREHLEEGALTENYEGDVTTTLKLLNDALATEIVCVLRYTSNYIAAVGINSDAVKDEFGEHAREEQEHAMRLAERINQLGGRANFNPDGLMERSSSQFVEGQNLVDMIRENLVAERIAIETYRDMIRFFADRDPTTRRLLEDILAKEEEHANDMHDLLVAHQGRPMLNN
- a CDS encoding DUF6600 domain-containing protein, with translation MRPWTTKPSHWLRNGGLCASAMLLAAGCAGAQEEYGPQVTATSPTLGSPVSTFRDVLSPYGAWVQLPDIGWVWQPSASVVGDDFIPYSTGGQWMMSDWGWTFQTDWAWGWAPFHYGRWFLQPSVGWVWWPDDEWAPSWVDWRWGDGFVGWVPLAPPGFNVGLGISWNFVSVQDFSRPNVGRYVVARDRVPVILQRTEPAGERVMGRTGEWNRGPSATAVTQVTGQPVPRAHLAAPPTAHPPITHPESHPAQPPPPHEHAAQAAPPAHPAPSAPPAHPAPTAPPAHPTPPPAPPEHHTAPPAPPAPAAHPTPPPAPPAHPVAPPAPPEHHMSPPIEEHPEPRPTPPPTERPAEPPAAPHVAPHAEPHEAPPHGR